A portion of the Trachemys scripta elegans isolate TJP31775 chromosome 11, CAS_Tse_1.0, whole genome shotgun sequence genome contains these proteins:
- the RPL37A gene encoding 60S ribosomal protein L37a gives MAKRTKKVGIVGKYGTRYGASLRKMVKKIEISQHAKYTCSFCGKTKMKRKAVGIWHCGSCMKTVAGGAWTYNTTSAVTVKSAIRRLKELKDQ, from the exons ATG GCTAAGCGCACCAAGAAAGTTGGGATTGTGGGAAAATATGGTACCCGTTATGGTGCTTCCCTCAGGAAAATGGTAAAGAAAATTGAAATTAGCCAGCATGCCAAGTATACCTGCTCCTTCTGTGGCAAG ACCAAAATGAAGAGGAAAGCTGTAGGTATCTGGCATTGTGGATCCTGTATGAAGACAGTAGCTGGTGGCGCCTGGACCTATAA CACCACCTCTGCAGTGACAGTCAAATCTGCCATCAGAAGACTGAAGGAATTGAAAGACCAGTAG